DNA from Sulfurimonas xiamenensis:
TATGATATACGCATCATCTGCAGCGACATATGGAAATGCACTCTCTCCTCAAATAGTTGGACGAGAATCGCCTCAAAATGTTTATGGTTTCTCTAAACTCTGCATGGATAATTTAAGCAAAGAGTATATGAAAAAAAGTAATATCGCAATAGTAGGTCTTAGATATTTTAATGTTTACGGTCCAAGAGAGTATTTTAAAAATACAACCGCTTCTATGATTTTGCAGTTTGGACATCAAATATTAGCAGGTAAAAACCCACGACTTTTTGAAAATAGTGATAAAATACTTAGAGATTTTATATATATAGAAGATGTCATTCAAGCCAATATAAAAGCTATGCATCCAAAAGAGAGCGGAATTTATAATGTCGGAACAGGCAGAGCTAGAAGTTTTCAAGATATAGTAGATATATTGCAAAAAGAGTTAGATACAACATTGAAATGTGAATATATAAAAAATCCTTTTATCGGAAGCTATCAGTTTCATACCGAAGCTGATATTTCATCAACAAAAGAGAAACTTGGATATGAGCCTGGATTTGAAATGGAAGATGGAATTAAAGCGTATGTAGATGAAATTAAAAGAGTATATGCTCAAGAAGTTAAAAAATGAAAATATTAAAAAATTTTACTCCAAAGATCTTGGTTTTTGGCGATTTGATGCTGGATCACTATCTATGGGGAAGTTGTGAGAGAATTTCACCGGAAGCTCCTGTTCAAGTTGTGGATGTAGCAAAAGAGACAACACTTTTAGGCGGTGCGGGAAATGTTATCAACAATCTGGTAACTTTAGGCGCAAAAGTATCTGTTGGCAGTGTGATAGGCGATGATGAAAATGGAAAAGAACTTCTAAATATGCTAAGAAGCATAGATGTTGATACTTCAAATATTTTTACTTTAAAAAATAGAAAAACATCAAAAAAAAGTCGTATAATTGCCAGTTCGCAACAAGTTTTGCGTTATGATAAAGAGAGTAAAGAGCAGATACTTGATGAAGAAGCGGATAAAATTCTTAACTCTGTAAATAGCACAATCTGCAGTTATGACGCCGTAGTGCTGTCTGATTATGGAAAAGGGGTGCTTAGCGGCTATTTTTGTCAAAAGTTGATAGAGCTTTGTAAAAAAAACAGTATCAAAGTTTTTGTTGATCCAAAAGGAAGCAATTACAGCAAATACAAAGGTGCATATCTTTTAACTCCTAATAAAAAAGAAGCCATGCTCGCTACCGGAGTAGATATAAAAGATAAAGAATCATTAAAAAAAGCACTTTTAAAACTAAAAGATATATGTGATTTGGATATATCTATGATTACTCTCTCCGAAGATGGAATAGCTACTTATGATAATGAGCTAAAACTCTTCCCAACTGTTGCAAAAGAGGTTTTTGATGTAACCGGTGCAGGAGACACTGTTATCGCTTCTATAGCCTTTGCTTTTAGTGCAAACAGAAGCATAAGCGAAGCTGCCGGCTTTGCAAATTTGGCTGCAGGAGTAGTTGTGGGCAAAATTGGCTCTGCAACGGTCACTCTAGACGAGATAGAGGAGTATGAAGCAGCGTTGCATAAAAGTACTTCAGATGCTCATATAAAGAGTTTTGAAGAGATAAAAATTGTAGTTGAAAGATATCGTAAAAACGGTAAAAAGGTTGTCTTTACAAACGGTTGTTTTGATATTTTGCATGTAGGGCATGTAAAGTATCTGCAAGAGGCAAAAAGTTTCGGAGATATTTTGATAGTCGGGTTAAACTCTGATGCATCAGTTTCTCGTTTAAAAGGTCCTACAAGACCTGTAAATATTGCACAAGACAGGGCTTATCTGCTTGCCGCACTTGAAGCGGTTGACTTTGTAGTTCCTTTTGAGGATGATACACCTTATGAACTTATAAAAATGATACAGCCTGACACGCTTGTTAAAGGTGGTGACTATAAAGGCAAAGATGTTGTCGGTACTGAGTTTGCTAACGAACTCAAACTAGTTGATTTTGTTGAAGGTAAAAGTACGACAAAAACAATTAAAAAAATACAAGGAGAGTAAATGTTACGAAAAATATCTTTAATAGCACTAAGTGCAGCATCTGTTTTTGCAATGCATAGCGCTGAGCTAAATATAAATAATTCTGATCTAGAGGTTGGAGTGAGGCTTGATGCAGGACAGTTCAATGAAAGCGTTGAACCTCATACAATTTTTATAGGTGCAAAATATATTAATGCTGATGAGAGACATAGCGATGTTAGACGCATAAAAGATTACCAAGAGGTAAATTTTTTAATGCAAAAAAATGTCAATGCTGATTTTAGATTAGGATTGGGCGTTAAGCTAAATCATACTGAAGATTTTGTCTCTATACCATTAGGGCTTGAAGCTCAATATAAGCTCCCTATAAATACAGCAATGCCGCTTTATATCGGTGCTGCTATATATTGTGCGCCTGAGGTTCTTTCTATGGATAAAGCCGATGGATTTTTAGAGTACCGCGCAAATGCAGATCTGCAGGTTATAGAAAACGGCTACATTACAGTTGGATATAGACATATGGATACCAACTATAAAAGAGGAGATGTAGAGTATAATGACTCTGTTTATATTGGTATGAAGTTCGAGTTTTAAATATCTAACTTTTTTGCAGCTTCTATAACTTCAGATGCCATTATGCTCTTCATGCATTCATGGTGTCCAAGCGGGCACTCTCTTCTCATGCAGGGTGCGCACTCCATATCGTGTCTTACTATTTTGCTTTTTTTATTCATCCATTGTGATGTTTCTGTATGTTTTGTAGGTCCGAAAATGGCAACAGTTGGAACTTGATATGCGGCTGCGACATGCATAGGTCCACTGTCATTTGTCACAAACAAAGAACATCCGCCTATAAATTCACAAAGCTCTTTTATACTTGTTTTTCCTGCTAAGTTTGTATAATTTGAAACACCTGAGGATTTGAGATAAGACTCTATCTCATCTGCCATCTCCACCTCATTTGGTCCGCCAAAAATTATGATTTCGTACTTATCGCTGAACTCTCTTGCAACTTCGGCAAACCTCTCTGGATACCATCTTTTTGCACTTCCATATGTTGCACCG
Protein-coding regions in this window:
- the rfaE1 gene encoding D-glycero-beta-D-manno-heptose-7-phosphate kinase, with amino-acid sequence MKILKNFTPKILVFGDLMLDHYLWGSCERISPEAPVQVVDVAKETTLLGGAGNVINNLVTLGAKVSVGSVIGDDENGKELLNMLRSIDVDTSNIFTLKNRKTSKKSRIIASSQQVLRYDKESKEQILDEEADKILNSVNSTICSYDAVVLSDYGKGVLSGYFCQKLIELCKKNSIKVFVDPKGSNYSKYKGAYLLTPNKKEAMLATGVDIKDKESLKKALLKLKDICDLDISMITLSEDGIATYDNELKLFPTVAKEVFDVTGAGDTVIASIAFAFSANRSISEAAGFANLAAGVVVGKIGSATVTLDEIEEYEAALHKSTSDAHIKSFEEIKIVVERYRKNGKKVVFTNGCFDILHVGHVKYLQEAKSFGDILIVGLNSDASVSRLKGPTRPVNIAQDRAYLLAALEAVDFVVPFEDDTPYELIKMIQPDTLVKGGDYKGKDVVGTEFANELKLVDFVEGKSTTKTIKKIQGE
- the waaF gene encoding lipopolysaccharide heptosyltransferase II; translated protein: MATPAIELLALYYPQARFTFVGSFVSIEALKYHPKCEKAVVDETKKAPNRMKATYELAKELGSFHMAISFRNQIHASLLLKLTGSVLCIAKKSWHSMFLLSHTPTIKTNQHLCRQYAQLAMINTDAWDKNTPKLKLYIPSKRFEKPTMGINAGATYGSAKRWYPERFAEVAREFSDKYEIIIFGGPNEVEMADEIESYLKSSGVSNYTNLAGKTSIKELCEFIGGCSLFVTNDSGPMHVAAAYQVPTVAIFGPTKHTETSQWMNKKSKIVRHDMECAPCMRRECPLGHHECMKSIMASEVIEAAKKLDI
- the rfaD gene encoding ADP-glyceromanno-heptose 6-epimerase, which translates into the protein MRYINDDLKDKTILITGGAGFIGSNLAFYFQNNHPEANIIILDSFRSGKTLSNGNLKSFGHFKNLIGFRGEVISGDINDKDLLLNLELNYKFDYIFHEAAISDTTALEQDLMIKTNVNAYKDLLEIAIKHNANMIYASSAATYGNALSPQIVGRESPQNVYGFSKLCMDNLSKEYMKKSNIAIVGLRYFNVYGPREYFKNTTASMILQFGHQILAGKNPRLFENSDKILRDFIYIEDVIQANIKAMHPKESGIYNVGTGRARSFQDIVDILQKELDTTLKCEYIKNPFIGSYQFHTEADISSTKEKLGYEPGFEMEDGIKAYVDEIKRVYAQEVKK
- a CDS encoding YfaZ family outer membrane protein produces the protein MLRKISLIALSAASVFAMHSAELNINNSDLEVGVRLDAGQFNESVEPHTIFIGAKYINADERHSDVRRIKDYQEVNFLMQKNVNADFRLGLGVKLNHTEDFVSIPLGLEAQYKLPINTAMPLYIGAAIYCAPEVLSMDKADGFLEYRANADLQVIENGYITVGYRHMDTNYKRGDVEYNDSVYIGMKFEF